A region from the Vicinamibacterales bacterium genome encodes:
- a CDS encoding alkyl sulfatase dimerization domain-containing protein gives MAVADGAVHAQSVAQGPPPNAAAPAVRAVYEAALRDLPFADQQDFADARRGFIATLPAGQDPRRYGFLNDEKVPDTVHPSLWRLARLNAINGLFEVVPGVYQVRGLALANATFVEGTTGVIIVDPLGSVGAARASLDLYFAHRPKRPVVAVIYTHSHSDHYGGVRGVADDAEVTAGRTAIIGPAGFMNAVIAESVVAGNAMGRRATYQFGTSLPRGERGSVDAGLGKIDGVGAPGRSVMAPTMTITQPFEMHTIDGVPIVFQLTPATEAPAEMHLFLPKQRVLNLAENATKTMHNLLPFRGTEVRDSSAWSKYLGAALERFGPDTDVLIAQHHWPTWGRERVARALANQRDLYKYIHDQSVRLMNHGYTPAEIAEELVLPPGLANDWAARGYYGTLSHNAKAVYQKYLGWYDANPANLNPLPEREASRKYVEYFGGAAAVIAKARADFAEGEYRWVAEVMRHVVYADPLNTEARRLAADAFEQLGYASEAATWRNAYLVGAQELRQGPLAPRPAALDPEMVRAMRATDVFDVLGTHVNGPRAWSREVVVNWTLTGRSEQVAVTLRNGALTYVAGARAANAGASVTLARATFDAIVLGRQSLAEAVKQGAATLEGDLSAAMQLFDVIDRFDAGFAIVEPRRP, from the coding sequence ATGGCGGTCGCTGACGGCGCCGTCCACGCGCAATCCGTTGCGCAAGGCCCTCCCCCTAACGCCGCCGCGCCCGCGGTGCGGGCGGTCTACGAGGCGGCCCTTCGCGATCTGCCCTTTGCCGATCAGCAGGACTTCGCCGACGCGCGACGAGGGTTCATCGCGACGCTGCCGGCAGGGCAGGACCCTCGCCGCTATGGCTTCCTGAACGACGAGAAGGTTCCCGACACGGTGCATCCGAGCCTGTGGCGACTGGCGCGCCTCAACGCCATCAACGGCTTGTTCGAAGTGGTGCCCGGCGTGTATCAAGTCCGCGGGCTCGCGCTTGCGAACGCCACGTTTGTCGAAGGCACGACCGGCGTCATTATCGTGGATCCGCTGGGGTCAGTGGGCGCGGCCAGGGCGTCGCTCGATCTCTATTTCGCGCATCGGCCGAAGCGCCCAGTCGTGGCCGTGATCTACACGCACAGCCATAGTGATCACTACGGCGGCGTTCGCGGCGTCGCGGACGACGCCGAAGTCACGGCGGGCCGCACGGCAATCATCGGGCCGGCGGGCTTCATGAACGCGGTGATTGCCGAAAGCGTGGTCGCCGGCAACGCCATGGGCCGGCGGGCGACCTATCAGTTCGGCACGTCATTGCCGCGCGGTGAGCGCGGATCAGTGGATGCGGGATTGGGCAAGATCGATGGCGTCGGTGCGCCGGGCCGGTCCGTGATGGCGCCGACGATGACCATTACGCAGCCATTCGAGATGCACACGATCGACGGTGTGCCGATCGTGTTCCAGCTGACGCCGGCGACCGAGGCGCCCGCCGAGATGCACCTGTTCCTGCCGAAGCAGCGCGTGCTGAACCTGGCCGAGAACGCCACGAAGACCATGCACAACCTGCTGCCGTTTCGTGGCACCGAGGTCCGCGATTCCAGCGCCTGGTCAAAGTACCTGGGCGCTGCGCTCGAGCGGTTCGGTCCCGACACGGACGTCCTGATCGCGCAACATCACTGGCCGACGTGGGGAAGGGAGCGCGTCGCGCGCGCTCTGGCGAACCAGCGTGACCTCTACAAGTACATCCACGACCAGAGCGTGAGGCTGATGAATCACGGCTACACGCCCGCCGAGATCGCCGAGGAGCTCGTGCTGCCGCCGGGCCTGGCGAATGATTGGGCCGCGCGCGGCTATTACGGCACGCTGTCTCACAACGCCAAGGCGGTGTATCAGAAGTACTTGGGTTGGTACGACGCCAACCCGGCCAACTTGAATCCATTGCCGGAGCGAGAGGCGTCGAGGAAGTACGTCGAGTACTTCGGCGGTGCCGCGGCCGTGATCGCCAAGGCGCGGGCTGACTTTGCTGAGGGAGAGTATCGCTGGGTTGCTGAAGTCATGCGTCACGTGGTGTACGCCGATCCCTTGAACACCGAGGCGCGCCGGCTGGCGGCTGACGCGTTCGAACAGTTGGGCTATGCCTCGGAAGCCGCGACCTGGCGAAACGCGTACCTGGTCGGCGCGCAGGAACTGCGACAGGGGCCACTCGCGCCGCGGCCCGCGGCACTGGATCCCGAGATGGTGCGGGCGATGCGGGCCACCGACGTCTTCGATGTGCTCGGCACGCATGTGAACGGCCCGCGGGCCTGGTCGCGTGAGGTGGTCGTCAACTGGACGCTGACCGGCCGGTCGGAGCAGGTCGCCGTCACACTGCGAAACGGGGCGCTCACCTACGTGGCGGGTGCGCGAGCGGCGAATGCCGGTGCCTCGGTGACCTTGGCCCGCGCCACGTTCGACGCGATCGTCCTCGGGCGGCAATCACTGGCCGAGGCCGTGAAGCAGGGCGCGGCCACGCTGGAGGGCGACCTGTCGGCGGCCATGCAGCTGTTCGACGTAATCGACCGCTTCGACGCCGGGTTTGCGATTGTCGAGCCACGTCGGCCGTAG
- a CDS encoding nuclear transport factor 2 family protein — protein MRTVLGASALAFVLMNTGAGAKGSQMSTDETSIRAARARSNEAIAKHDVAGIAAHWMPDVHIVTSTSAQRAGKEANAKAMSETFARRPDTVYVRTPATVDVLAPWAVASERGEWTGRWTEPDGVVEIGGTYLAQWRKVDGVWLIQAELFVPTHCRGSAYCAKRP, from the coding sequence GTGCGTACGGTGCTTGGTGCCAGTGCCCTGGCGTTCGTGCTGATGAACACCGGTGCCGGTGCGAAGGGCAGTCAGATGTCGACAGACGAGACCAGCATTCGCGCCGCGAGGGCCCGGTCGAATGAGGCCATCGCCAAACACGATGTCGCGGGGATTGCCGCGCATTGGATGCCCGACGTCCACATCGTGACCTCGACGAGCGCTCAACGGGCGGGCAAAGAGGCTAACGCGAAGGCGATGTCAGAAACGTTCGCGCGGCGGCCCGACACTGTCTACGTCCGTACGCCGGCGACCGTCGACGTGCTCGCCCCGTGGGCGGTGGCGTCCGAACGGGGAGAGTGGACTGGGCGCTGGACCGAGCCTGATGGCGTCGTCGAGATTGGCGGCACCTACCTGGCACAGTGGCGCAAGGTGGATGGCGTGTGGCTGATCCAGGCCGAGCTGTTCGTGCCCACTCACTGCCGTGGCTCTGCGTATTGCGCCAAGCGGCCGTAG
- a CDS encoding PDZ domain-containing protein has protein sequence MKPFLGLALLAGLAVPGSLEVTAAGGPTRMLRSPTISATHVAFGYANNIWVVERAGGNARRLTSFQGQTTNPKFSPDGSTIAFSGDYGGNVDVYTVPVDGGDPKRLTWHPGADQVQGWTADGTGVLFASARATAAPNATPRFWTVPANGGIEAPLPLPRGYQGKISPDGRRIAYRMNNSWDEERRNYRGGQNRPVWIVDLKTFDLVSPPWTDSKDVDPVWVSDTVFFISDRDGIANVWSYDTGTKALMQRTRFIDYDVKTLDAGAGTVVFEQAGWLHTLDPKTGKTTQLTITAAGDFPWMMPRFEDVTSRMTNLGLSATGKRVVVEARGEIFTIPAEKGDTRNITNSSGSAERQPAWSPDGKWISYFSDRSGEYQLVIESQDGIAPPREIAFQKPAFYYTPTWSPDSKKLLYTDTNLNVWVMDVASGQAKIVGNDPWMVPQRTLAPAWSPDSKWVAFASRLNTLYRAIVVANAETGEKTQVTDGLADAMYPVWDASGKYLWFLASTDFGLGSQWLDMTSYDREETFALYLAVLKKSDPSPLLPESDEDPGTTAAAPEKEEARPVPAVQIDFAGLQQRILSVAGVPSRQYSQLKAGTAGSVFFLEAAQGQGGRSTLHRFRLSDRKADVFQPGVAEYAVSADGKKLVYRTPAPPAAPGAAPAANANQRPALFLVDATKDAPKAGDGRLDVTLRMHLDPRAEFAQIFNEGWRLQRDYLYVPNMQGANWPRMKEMYGTMLPHIAHRADLNYLLDNMGAEIAIGHSYVRGGAMPDVPTSPGGLLGADFVIENGRYKIARIYDGESWNPDLRAPLAGPGINVAAGDFILAINGVDLVAPDNIYRLLDGSANRQTVLTVNAQPAAPGARQVTVVPVPNDQGLRTRAWVEENRRFVEKRSNGQLAYVYVPNTGQGGYESFNRYYFAQQDKQGAVIDERYNGGGSAADYIIDVLQRDFDGYFNNVAGDRRPFTSPSAGIWGPKVMIVNEMAGSGGDLMPWMFRYRKIGPLVGKRTWGGLVHTADTPGFIDGGTMIAPRGGFFTRDGKWAVENEGTAPDIDVENWPKDVIAGRDSQLERAVDEALRLLKEKPVDRRTTEPAPPTWGRRPGGH, from the coding sequence ATGAAGCCATTCCTTGGTCTCGCGCTCCTGGCCGGGCTCGCCGTGCCCGGCTCGCTCGAAGTGACCGCCGCCGGCGGACCCACGCGCATGCTGCGGTCGCCGACGATCAGCGCCACGCACGTGGCCTTTGGCTACGCCAACAACATCTGGGTGGTCGAGCGCGCGGGCGGCAATGCCCGCCGGCTCACCAGCTTCCAGGGCCAGACCACCAACCCGAAGTTCTCGCCCGACGGCAGCACCATTGCCTTCAGCGGCGACTACGGCGGCAACGTCGATGTCTACACGGTCCCGGTCGACGGCGGGGACCCGAAGCGGCTGACGTGGCATCCCGGTGCCGACCAGGTGCAAGGGTGGACCGCCGATGGTACCGGCGTGCTCTTCGCGTCGGCGAGGGCGACCGCCGCGCCCAATGCCACGCCGCGGTTCTGGACCGTGCCGGCCAACGGCGGCATCGAAGCGCCGCTGCCGCTGCCGCGCGGCTACCAGGGGAAGATCTCGCCCGACGGCAGGCGCATCGCCTATCGCATGAACAACTCGTGGGATGAAGAGCGGCGCAACTACCGCGGCGGCCAGAACCGTCCCGTGTGGATTGTCGATCTCAAGACGTTCGACCTGGTGTCACCACCCTGGACCGACTCGAAGGACGTCGATCCGGTGTGGGTGAGTGACACGGTGTTCTTCATCTCGGATCGCGACGGCATTGCCAACGTGTGGTCCTACGACACCGGCACCAAGGCCCTTATGCAGCGGACCAGGTTCATCGACTACGACGTGAAGACGCTTGACGCCGGCGCCGGCACGGTGGTGTTCGAGCAGGCGGGATGGCTGCACACGCTCGACCCGAAGACCGGCAAGACCACGCAGCTCACCATTACGGCGGCGGGCGACTTCCCGTGGATGATGCCGCGCTTCGAAGACGTCACCAGCCGCATGACCAACCTCGGCCTGTCGGCGACCGGCAAGCGCGTGGTGGTCGAGGCGCGCGGCGAGATCTTCACCATCCCGGCGGAGAAGGGCGACACCCGCAACATCACCAACTCCAGCGGGTCGGCGGAACGGCAGCCCGCCTGGTCGCCGGACGGCAAGTGGATCTCGTACTTCAGCGACAGGTCCGGCGAATACCAGCTGGTGATCGAATCGCAGGACGGCATCGCGCCGCCGCGGGAGATCGCGTTCCAGAAGCCGGCGTTCTACTACACGCCGACGTGGTCGCCCGATTCGAAGAAGCTGCTCTATACCGACACCAACCTCAACGTGTGGGTGATGGACGTGGCGAGCGGCCAGGCCAAGATCGTCGGCAACGATCCGTGGATGGTGCCGCAGCGCACGCTGGCGCCGGCGTGGAGCCCGGATTCGAAGTGGGTGGCGTTCGCCTCGCGCCTCAACACGCTCTATCGCGCGATTGTGGTCGCCAACGCCGAGACCGGCGAGAAGACGCAGGTCACCGACGGCCTGGCCGACGCGATGTATCCGGTGTGGGATGCGAGCGGTAAATATCTCTGGTTCCTCGCCTCCACGGATTTCGGCCTCGGGTCGCAGTGGCTCGACATGACCTCCTACGACCGCGAAGAGACCTTCGCCCTGTACCTGGCCGTGCTGAAGAAGTCGGATCCGAGTCCGCTCCTTCCAGAGAGTGACGAAGACCCGGGCACGACCGCCGCGGCGCCCGAAAAAGAAGAGGCCAGGCCGGTTCCCGCGGTGCAGATCGACTTCGCCGGCCTGCAGCAGCGCATTCTCTCGGTCGCGGGTGTGCCCTCGCGCCAGTATTCGCAGCTCAAGGCCGGCACTGCCGGCAGCGTGTTCTTTCTCGAGGCGGCTCAGGGGCAGGGCGGACGCAGCACGCTGCATCGATTCCGTCTCAGCGACCGCAAGGCGGATGTGTTTCAGCCAGGCGTCGCCGAATACGCGGTGAGCGCCGACGGGAAGAAGCTGGTGTATCGAACGCCGGCTCCGCCGGCCGCGCCGGGCGCGGCGCCCGCAGCCAATGCCAATCAGCGTCCCGCCTTGTTCCTGGTAGACGCCACCAAGGACGCCCCGAAGGCCGGTGACGGGCGGCTCGACGTGACTTTGCGGATGCACCTGGACCCGAGGGCCGAGTTCGCGCAAATCTTCAACGAGGGCTGGCGGCTGCAGCGCGACTACCTCTACGTGCCCAACATGCAAGGTGCCAACTGGCCGCGCATGAAGGAGATGTACGGCACCATGCTGCCGCACATCGCGCACCGCGCCGACCTCAACTACCTGCTCGACAACATGGGCGCGGAAATCGCCATCGGCCACTCCTACGTGCGGGGTGGTGCGATGCCCGACGTGCCCACATCACCTGGCGGCTTGTTGGGCGCCGACTTCGTGATCGAGAACGGCCGCTACAAGATCGCCAGGATCTACGACGGCGAAAGCTGGAATCCTGACCTGCGCGCGCCGCTCGCGGGACCGGGCATCAACGTGGCGGCGGGGGACTTCATCCTGGCCATCAACGGCGTCGATCTGGTGGCGCCCGACAACATCTACCGCCTGCTCGACGGCTCGGCGAATCGCCAGACGGTGTTGACGGTGAATGCGCAGCCGGCCGCGCCGGGCGCGCGGCAGGTCACGGTAGTACCCGTGCCCAACGATCAGGGCCTGCGCACGCGCGCGTGGGTCGAGGAGAATCGCCGCTTCGTCGAGAAGCGATCCAACGGCCAGCTCGCCTATGTCTATGTGCCGAACACCGGGCAGGGCGGCTACGAGAGCTTCAACCGCTACTACTTCGCGCAGCAGGACAAGCAGGGCGCCGTGATCGACGAGCGCTACAACGGCGGCGGCTCGGCGGCCGACTACATCATCGACGTGCTGCAGCGCGACTTCGATGGCTACTTCAACAACGTCGCCGGTGACCGCCGGCCGTTCACCAGCCCCTCGGCCGGCATCTGGGGGCCGAAGGTGATGATCGTCAACGAGATGGCCGGGTCGGGCGGCGACCTCATGCCGTGGATGTTCCGTTACCGCAAGATCGGCCCTCTGGTCGGCAAGCGCACGTGGGGTGGCCTCGTGCACACCGCCGACACGCCCGGCTTCATCGACGGCGGCACCATGATCGCGCCGCGCGGCGGCTTCTTCACGCGCGACGGCAAGTGGGCGGTGGAGAACGAAGGCACCGCGCCCGACATCGACGTGGAGAACTGGCCGAAGGATGTGATCGCCGGCCGCGATTCGCAACTCGAGCGCGCCGTGGATGAGGCGTTGCGCCTGCTCAAGGAGAAGCCGGTCGACCGCCGGACCACGGAGCCGGCGCCGCCGACTTGGGGACGAAGGCCGGGAGGACACTAA
- a CDS encoding MBL fold metallo-hydrolase — MTRQRPLLLLTILIFGAAAMALGPVTAQQGAPSGARPPGTTYKGAAFTFNRIADGVYHAVGTGSLVVMSNATIIEGDRDVLVVDSHVSPGGAWALREELKTITSKPIRWVVNSHYHFDHSHGNQIYGPEVEIIGHEFARQQILAGKSQDSPAREFYVGGVPAAIKGLEQRLAAATDDKTRSSIQAQLDIQRNHLEGTNAVKPTPPTMTLTQTLTLHRGSREIRVLFLGRGHTAGDVVVYLPKERIVATGDLLVEGTSYMGDAFFTEWIQTIEALKQLDVETVLPGHGNAFKGKARMDHWQAYLRDFWEQAQKFHKAGTPWEEAAKLVDLRGNAVNYPAIRAAGITPNHGMRRAYEILDGKVK; from the coding sequence ATGACACGCCAGCGGCCCTTGCTCCTCCTGACAATTCTGATCTTCGGCGCCGCCGCAATGGCCTTGGGGCCGGTCACGGCCCAGCAAGGTGCGCCGTCAGGCGCCCGCCCGCCAGGGACCACCTACAAGGGGGCGGCCTTCACGTTCAACAGGATCGCGGACGGCGTGTATCACGCCGTGGGCACCGGCAGCCTGGTGGTGATGTCGAACGCGACCATCATCGAAGGCGACCGCGACGTGCTGGTCGTGGACTCCCACGTGTCGCCCGGCGGCGCCTGGGCGCTGCGCGAAGAGCTGAAAACCATCACCAGCAAGCCCATCCGCTGGGTCGTGAACTCGCACTATCACTTCGATCACTCCCACGGCAACCAGATCTACGGCCCCGAGGTGGAGATCATCGGTCACGAGTTCGCGCGGCAGCAGATCCTCGCCGGCAAGTCGCAAGACTCACCGGCCCGCGAGTTCTACGTCGGCGGCGTGCCCGCCGCGATCAAGGGCCTCGAGCAGCGGCTGGCAGCGGCCACCGACGACAAGACGCGCAGCAGCATTCAGGCGCAGCTCGACATCCAGCGCAATCACCTGGAAGGGACCAACGCCGTCAAGCCGACGCCCCCGACCATGACGCTGACCCAGACCTTGACGCTGCATCGCGGGTCGCGCGAGATCCGCGTGCTGTTCCTCGGCCGCGGCCACACCGCCGGCGACGTCGTCGTCTACCTGCCCAAGGAGCGGATCGTCGCCACCGGCGACTTGCTGGTCGAGGGCACGTCGTACATGGGCGATGCGTTCTTCACGGAATGGATCCAGACCATCGAGGCGCTGAAGCAACTGGATGTCGAGACGGTGTTGCCCGGACACGGAAACGCCTTCAAGGGCAAGGCCAGGATGGATCACTGGCAGGCCTACCTCCGCGACTTCTGGGAGCAGGCGCAGAAGTTCCACAAGGCGGGCACGCCGTGGGAAGAAGCGGCGAAGCTGGTGGACCTGCGCGGCAACGCGGTGAACTACCCGGCGATCCGCGCGGCCGGCATCACGCCGAACCACGGCATGCGCCGGGCGTACGAGATCCTCGACGGCAAGGTCAAATAG
- a CDS encoding peptidyl-alpha-hydroxyglycine alpha-amidating lyase family protein yields the protein MLVATPAFSQVKGGEDETGAYQVAEGWPQPWSKAGFIWGSQPAVCAQSPDRIFIGMRGELKVPDPLPRGFNGSWGSTGQRATEPKAELRNSIIVVDRTGKMIEAWTQWDQLFEGSSPHKIRISPYDPQKHVWVVNDGRHQIHKFTNDGKQLVMTLGEAGVAGDDATHFGMPQDLAFLPDGSILVADGLRNARIAKFDKDGKFVSSFGTRGNAPGQVSGVHGIAVGKDGRIYVADRSNRRIQVFDAAGKSIDIWPNLRQPNDVFVSDDDTVWVVDGTNARLLQFDKNGKRLYFWGTYGMQPGQFWEPHQISVDSEGNLYIADSFGGRTQKYAPSQAGDRARLLVPVK from the coding sequence TTGCTTGTCGCCACGCCGGCCTTTTCGCAGGTTAAGGGCGGGGAAGACGAGACCGGCGCCTATCAGGTGGCTGAAGGCTGGCCGCAGCCGTGGTCGAAGGCCGGCTTCATCTGGGGCTCGCAGCCCGCGGTGTGCGCCCAGTCGCCCGACCGCATCTTCATCGGCATGCGTGGCGAGCTGAAGGTGCCAGACCCGCTGCCGCGCGGTTTCAACGGCAGTTGGGGATCCACCGGCCAACGCGCCACCGAGCCCAAGGCCGAACTCCGCAATTCCATCATCGTGGTCGATCGCACCGGCAAGATGATCGAGGCGTGGACGCAGTGGGACCAGCTCTTCGAAGGCAGCAGCCCGCACAAGATCCGCATCAGCCCCTACGATCCCCAGAAGCACGTGTGGGTCGTCAACGACGGCAGGCACCAGATCCACAAGTTCACCAACGACGGCAAGCAGCTGGTGATGACGCTCGGCGAAGCCGGCGTGGCCGGTGATGACGCCACCCACTTCGGCATGCCACAGGATCTGGCGTTCCTCCCGGACGGGTCGATCCTGGTCGCCGACGGCCTGCGCAACGCGCGCATCGCCAAGTTCGACAAGGACGGGAAGTTCGTGTCGTCGTTCGGCACGCGCGGCAACGCGCCCGGCCAGGTGAGCGGCGTGCACGGCATCGCGGTGGGGAAAGACGGCCGCATCTACGTGGCCGATCGCTCCAACCGGCGCATCCAGGTATTCGACGCCGCCGGCAAGTCGATCGACATCTGGCCGAATCTCCGTCAACCCAACGACGTGTTCGTCAGCGACGACGACACGGTGTGGGTGGTGGATGGCACCAACGCGCGGCTGCTGCAGTTCGACAAGAACGGCAAGCGGCTCTACTTCTGGGGCACTTACGGCATGCAGCCTGGGCAATTCTGGGAGCCGCACCAGATCTCGGTGGATTCCGAGGGCAACCTTTACATCGCCGACAGCTTCGGCGGGCGCACGCAGAAGTACGCGCCGTCGCAGGCCGGAGATCGCGCCAGGCTGCTGGTGCCGGTGAAGTAG
- a CDS encoding MBL fold metallo-hydrolase, protein MMRSLVRRAALLAGLALLSLVFAPAPAAAQAPSGHKVASLEIKILSTMLADEGFGEWGFAALVEVDGRKILFDTGAHEDTVQRNLKAMKLDLSDVEVVILSHNHDDHTTGLLTLRRQFAAKSPKALSKVYAGRGIFWPRISAGGAVSDRMAGVRRDYEATGGAIVEVTRPTEILPGVWLTGPVPRVHPEHNWSSVGKVRTAAGDVEDTVPEDMTLVFQTAQGPVYLFGCGHAGVINTLEHARKTIDPAPVKAVIGGLHLFAADDQHLAWTAGQLKAFGVQQLLGAHCTGIESVYRIRELVGLTRQTCMVGAVGASYSLVNGINPVRIAK, encoded by the coding sequence ATGATGAGGTCACTCGTTCGTCGTGCCGCCTTGCTCGCCGGCCTCGCGCTGCTCTCCCTGGTATTCGCGCCCGCGCCCGCCGCGGCGCAAGCGCCATCAGGCCACAAGGTCGCCAGCCTCGAGATCAAGATCCTCTCGACGATGCTGGCCGACGAGGGCTTTGGGGAGTGGGGATTCGCCGCGCTCGTCGAGGTGGACGGCCGCAAGATCCTGTTCGACACCGGCGCGCACGAAGACACGGTGCAGCGCAACCTCAAGGCGATGAAGCTTGACCTGTCGGACGTCGAGGTGGTCATCCTCAGCCACAATCACGACGACCACACCACGGGCCTGCTGACGCTGCGCCGCCAGTTCGCGGCGAAGTCACCCAAGGCACTCAGTAAGGTCTATGCCGGCCGCGGCATCTTCTGGCCGCGCATCAGCGCCGGCGGCGCGGTGAGCGATCGCATGGCCGGCGTCAGGCGCGACTACGAAGCCACCGGCGGCGCCATCGTCGAGGTGACCAGGCCCACGGAGATTCTGCCTGGCGTGTGGCTCACCGGACCGGTGCCCCGCGTCCATCCCGAACACAATTGGAGTTCGGTGGGCAAGGTCCGGACCGCGGCCGGTGATGTCGAAGACACCGTGCCGGAAGACATGACGCTGGTCTTCCAGACCGCGCAGGGCCCCGTCTACCTGTTTGGCTGCGGCCACGCCGGCGTGATCAACACGCTGGAGCACGCGCGCAAGACGATCGATCCCGCGCCGGTGAAAGCGGTGATTGGCGGACTGCACCTCTTCGCCGCTGACGACCAGCACCTGGCATGGACGGCCGGGCAGCTGAAGGCCTTTGGCGTCCAGCAACTGCTCGGCGCGCACTGCACCGGCATCGAGTCGGTCTACCGGATCCGCGAGCTGGTGGGCTTGACGCGCCAGACGTGCATGGTCGGCGCCGTCGGGGCTTCCTATTCGCTCGTCAACGGCATCAACCCCGTCAGGATCGCGAAGTAG
- a CDS encoding YkgJ family cysteine cluster protein, with protein MKAAPLRVDPEQRFTCGSCARCCRRWEILVSPAEVESFRSRDAARWFREADGAPEGTTRDPFEAVPGWRGFHRIRKRDDGACGFLSTDNRCRLHEELGGGRKPLTCRMFPYSFHPAPDAVIVTTSFGCPTVLANQGERIADGAALESIKTLKGEWFAGRHHAAAPRVLVPGRAIDPASLRILRDGLLTMLNRAEGGRRDLRLNVRRMALVLDDLTRTRVVRLAGADFAEYVKLTVPYAAAADTAVPARAPGWVGRLMQRGFLFVVAATRMRIEHAERSNFELRLRMFRLLAHFHRLAPGFERVNLAALSRKNGPAEAGRHINAHVDVNAPEIQPIAHHYLRASIQSLGAGDRPVLDDLAIAVSYLNAACALAVMNARAAGRPVDGAVFSDALMEAVDLSHSDERGLLGRALRRFAGGVDALHAFATQP; from the coding sequence GTGAAGGCGGCTCCGCTCAGGGTCGATCCGGAGCAGCGCTTCACGTGCGGCAGCTGCGCCCGCTGCTGCCGCCGCTGGGAGATTCTCGTCTCGCCGGCGGAGGTCGAGTCGTTCCGCTCGCGCGACGCCGCCCGCTGGTTCCGCGAGGCCGACGGCGCGCCCGAGGGCACGACGCGCGACCCGTTCGAGGCGGTTCCCGGGTGGCGGGGTTTCCATCGCATCCGCAAGCGAGACGACGGCGCGTGTGGCTTTCTCTCGACCGACAACCGCTGCCGGCTGCACGAAGAGCTGGGCGGTGGCCGCAAGCCGCTGACCTGCCGGATGTTCCCCTACAGCTTTCATCCGGCCCCCGACGCCGTGATCGTGACCACCAGCTTCGGTTGCCCCACCGTGCTGGCGAACCAGGGGGAGCGCATCGCCGACGGCGCCGCGCTGGAGTCCATCAAGACGCTCAAGGGCGAGTGGTTCGCGGGCCGCCACCACGCCGCCGCGCCACGCGTGTTGGTCCCGGGCCGCGCCATCGACCCGGCTTCGCTGCGCATCCTGCGCGACGGCCTGCTGACAATGTTGAATCGCGCGGAGGGCGGGCGGCGCGACTTGCGGCTCAACGTCCGCCGCATGGCCCTGGTGCTCGACGACCTGACGCGCACGCGCGTCGTCCGATTGGCCGGCGCCGACTTCGCGGAATACGTGAAGCTCACGGTGCCCTACGCCGCGGCCGCCGACACCGCCGTGCCGGCGCGCGCGCCGGGATGGGTGGGACGGCTCATGCAACGGGGCTTCCTGTTCGTAGTCGCCGCCACGCGCATGCGAATCGAGCATGCCGAGCGGTCGAACTTCGAGCTCCGCCTGCGGATGTTCCGGCTGCTCGCGCACTTCCACCGTCTGGCGCCCGGCTTCGAACGCGTCAACCTGGCGGCCCTCTCACGAAAGAACGGTCCGGCTGAAGCCGGACGCCACATCAACGCGCACGTGGACGTGAACGCGCCGGAGATTCAGCCGATCGCGCACCACTACCTGCGCGCGAGCATCCAGTCGCTCGGAGCCGGCGATCGCCCCGTGCTGGACGACCTCGCCATTGCGGTGTCGTACCTCAACGCCGCGTGCGCGCTCGCGGTGATGAACGCGCGGGCGGCGGGGCGGCCGGTTGATGGCGCGGTGTTCAGCGACGCGCTGATGGAAGCCGTCGACCTATCGCACAGCGACGAGCGGGGCCTGCTGGGACGCGCGCTCCGGCGTTTCGCGGGCGGTGTCGACGCCTTGCATGCCTTCGCTACCCAACCGTAA